The Pseudomonas sp. G2-4 genome window below encodes:
- a CDS encoding nuclear transport factor 2 family protein — MSNPTYVEDYNAIVTVLNHYNEGGKQAKSSLMKPAFSEQATIFGVDGEGQLTGGPIQGLFDIIDSAFRPSPEAKGAIVNVDIVGTAASARIDTNDISGFCFTDFFNLLKVDGKWTVISKIYHTHVAP, encoded by the coding sequence ATGAGCAACCCAACTTACGTCGAAGACTACAACGCCATCGTCACGGTGCTGAACCACTACAACGAAGGTGGCAAGCAAGCCAAAAGCAGCCTCATGAAACCGGCCTTCAGCGAGCAGGCAACCATCTTTGGCGTGGATGGCGAAGGTCAACTGACCGGTGGCCCGATTCAGGGTCTGTTCGACATCATCGACAGTGCCTTCCGCCCTTCACCGGAAGCCAAAGGCGCCATCGTCAACGTCGATATCGTGGGCACCGCCGCCAGCGCACGTATCGATACCAATGACATCTCTGGCTTCTGCTTCACCGATTTCTTCAACCTGCTGAAGGTTGATGGAAAGTGGACGGTCATCAGCAAGATCTACCACACCCACGTTGCTCCTTAA
- a CDS encoding nuclear transport factor 2 family protein: MSKNIKAVPTQDYNAVVAVAQQYADGLRAGSPEVLEQAFHKEAVMYGFTNGKLLGGPISNLFDFVRTNGTAPDISTRLDVLAITPTTAVVRVDMEKDAIGADYNDYLTLIKIDGTWKVIAKVYHQFEG; this comes from the coding sequence ATGAGCAAAAACATCAAAGCTGTACCCACCCAGGACTACAACGCCGTTGTCGCCGTGGCCCAGCAATACGCTGACGGCCTGCGTGCCGGCAGCCCGGAAGTGCTGGAGCAGGCCTTCCACAAGGAGGCAGTGATGTACGGCTTCACCAACGGCAAACTGTTGGGCGGCCCGATCAGCAACCTGTTCGACTTCGTCCGTACCAATGGCACGGCCCCGGATATCAGTACCCGCCTGGACGTGCTGGCGATCACCCCAACCACCGCCGTGGTACGGGTGGATATGGAAAAGGACGCGATCGGTGCCGACTACAACGATTACCTGACACTGATCAAAATCGACGGCACCTGGAAGGTGATCGCCAAGGTTTATCACCAGTTCGAAGGCTGA
- a CDS encoding SRPBCC family protein — protein sequence MAKVEYSAVVGGGAERVWDVLKRFGKISQWHPAIPQSVIEDGQPDGLVGCIRRLTLQDGTILREQLLSVDAVSLQFSYRFVEAPLPVDNYVLTVRLIPLTGEQKTVILWSATFDTREPDPQGQWTSTIESLIVGGHESLQVYLNQTATA from the coding sequence ATGGCAAAAGTTGAATACAGCGCCGTTGTAGGCGGCGGCGCCGAGCGCGTTTGGGATGTACTCAAGCGCTTCGGGAAGATCAGCCAGTGGCACCCGGCGATCCCGCAGAGCGTCATCGAAGACGGCCAGCCTGACGGACTGGTTGGCTGCATCCGTCGGCTGACGTTGCAGGACGGCACCATTCTGCGCGAGCAGTTGTTGTCGGTAGACGCGGTGAGTCTGCAGTTCTCCTACCGCTTCGTTGAAGCGCCACTGCCCGTCGACAACTACGTGTTGACCGTGCGACTGATCCCGCTGACCGGCGAGCAGAAAACCGTGATTCTGTGGTCTGCGACCTTCGACACGCGTGAGCCTGATCCCCAGGGGCAATGGACCTCGACCATCGAGTCGCTCATTGTCGGTGGTCATGAAAGCCTCCAGGTTTACCTGAACCAAACCGCCACCGCGTGA
- a CDS encoding flavin reductase family protein produces the protein MHDHIAEVPLEKAYRLINHGPTVLVSAQHEETRNVMAAAWACALDFLPPKVTVVLDKIAKTRELVERSGVFVIQVPTVAQLQLTRDVGSVSLQADPRKLAHSGVELFSISGHDVPFVAGCSAWLACKLLPEPHNQSTYDLFIGEVVAAWADTRVFSDGHWHYERAHPDFRSLHYIAGGHFYAIGEALTPSVI, from the coding sequence ATGCACGACCACATTGCCGAAGTGCCGCTTGAAAAAGCCTATCGGCTGATCAACCACGGCCCCACCGTGCTGGTATCTGCTCAACACGAGGAGACTCGAAATGTGATGGCCGCGGCATGGGCCTGTGCATTGGATTTCTTACCGCCCAAAGTTACTGTGGTGCTGGACAAGATCGCCAAAACCCGCGAACTGGTAGAGCGTAGCGGCGTGTTTGTGATTCAGGTTCCGACTGTGGCACAGCTGCAATTGACCCGCGATGTCGGCAGCGTCAGCCTGCAGGCAGATCCACGGAAGCTGGCTCATAGCGGCGTCGAGCTATTCAGTATCAGCGGCCATGACGTGCCATTCGTGGCCGGATGCTCGGCCTGGCTTGCGTGCAAACTACTGCCCGAACCGCACAACCAGTCGACCTACGACCTGTTTATCGGTGAAGTCGTCGCTGCCTGGGCCGACACACGGGTATTCAGCGACGGCCATTGGCACTATGAGCGTGCGCACCCGGATTTTCGTAGCCTGCACTACATCGCAGGCGGCCACTTTTATGCGATCGGCGAAGCGCTAACCCCATCAGTGATCTAG
- a CDS encoding SDR family oxidoreductase gives MNYLQNKTAIITGASSGLGAASARALSDKGVRIVAAALDQQGLDAIVSELKGKGGEAVGRVSDVTNPEDMKALAQFAQDSFGSVDILINNAGLMLFSNWVDLATDDWEKMINVNIKGYLHGIAAVLPFMLKQKSGQILNMDSVAGHQVGPAAGIYSATKFFVQAMTESMRKELGVQHGIRVNTVSPGVINTGWADKVTDPAGRKAAQELNKIAISPDDIGRAVVYALNQPENVTVNDLIISPTRQDW, from the coding sequence ATGAACTATCTGCAGAATAAAACCGCGATCATCACTGGCGCATCGTCCGGCCTGGGTGCTGCATCGGCACGTGCCTTGTCCGACAAAGGCGTTCGAATTGTCGCAGCAGCCTTGGACCAGCAAGGCCTGGACGCCATCGTCAGCGAGTTGAAAGGCAAGGGCGGTGAAGCGGTAGGTCGCGTCAGCGACGTTACCAACCCTGAGGATATGAAAGCGCTCGCGCAATTCGCCCAGGACTCTTTCGGTTCGGTGGATATCCTGATCAACAACGCAGGCTTGATGCTGTTTTCTAACTGGGTCGACCTGGCCACCGATGATTGGGAAAAGATGATCAACGTGAACATCAAAGGCTACCTGCATGGTATCGCGGCGGTGTTGCCGTTCATGCTGAAACAGAAGTCGGGCCAGATCCTGAATATGGATTCGGTCGCCGGTCACCAGGTCGGGCCTGCTGCGGGTATCTACAGCGCCACTAAGTTCTTCGTGCAGGCCATGACTGAGTCGATGCGTAAAGAACTCGGCGTGCAGCACGGCATCCGTGTCAACACGGTCAGCCCGGGTGTGATCAACACCGGTTGGGCCGATAAAGTCACCGACCCGGCAGGCCGTAAAGCGGCGCAAGAGCTGAATAAAATCGCTATCTCGCCGGACGATATTGGACGCGCAGTGGTGTATGCACTAAATCAGCCTGAAAACGTCACCGTCAACGACCTGATCATTTCGCCGACCCGCCAGGATTGGTAA
- a CDS encoding alkene reductase, whose amino-acid sequence MTDNATRTDLFTPIDLGAMKLANRILMAPVTRSRYAEDGIPNELHAEYYAQRATAGLIVAEATNISAQGRGYAATPGIWSEEQVAGWKKVTDAVHAAGGKIVSQLWHVGRFSSVELQPDGAAPVAPSAIKAEGDTYTTNGFVPVSMPRALETDEIPGIIEQYKRAAENAKRAGFDGVEVHSANSYLLDQFLRDSTNHRTDQYGGSIENRARLTLEVTDAIVKIWGNDRVGIRLSPVTPDAGNTPPDSNVMAMHGYLIQQLNAFDLAYLHFVEGATATSREVPEGVDMDALSAQFNGPFIGNNNYDLDMAIERRAEGKIDAVAFGRLFISNPDLIERLRRGAELTIAPRESYYGGGAKGYTDWPVGNY is encoded by the coding sequence ATGACAGACAATGCCACTCGTACCGACTTATTCACCCCCATCGACCTGGGCGCGATGAAACTCGCCAACCGTATTTTGATGGCGCCTGTAACCCGCAGCCGCTACGCCGAAGATGGCATTCCCAACGAACTGCACGCCGAGTATTACGCTCAACGCGCCACGGCGGGCTTGATCGTCGCCGAGGCCACCAATATTTCCGCGCAAGGGCGCGGTTACGCGGCCACCCCTGGCATCTGGAGCGAAGAGCAGGTTGCGGGCTGGAAGAAAGTCACGGATGCCGTGCATGCAGCCGGCGGCAAGATCGTCAGCCAGCTGTGGCACGTGGGGCGGTTCTCCAGTGTCGAGTTGCAACCTGACGGTGCCGCACCGGTCGCGCCTTCCGCGATCAAGGCTGAAGGTGACACCTACACCACCAACGGTTTCGTCCCGGTGTCGATGCCACGGGCGCTCGAAACCGATGAGATCCCGGGGATCATCGAGCAGTACAAGCGTGCTGCCGAGAATGCCAAGCGTGCCGGTTTTGACGGGGTCGAGGTTCACTCGGCCAACAGCTACCTGCTGGACCAGTTCCTGCGGGACTCGACCAACCATCGCACCGACCAGTACGGCGGCTCCATCGAGAACCGTGCGCGCCTGACCCTGGAAGTTACCGACGCAATCGTCAAGATCTGGGGCAACGACCGGGTTGGCATTCGTTTGTCGCCGGTGACGCCTGATGCCGGCAACACGCCGCCCGACAGCAATGTCATGGCGATGCATGGCTACCTGATCCAGCAACTGAATGCATTCGATCTGGCTTACCTGCACTTCGTTGAAGGCGCTACCGCCACCTCGCGTGAAGTGCCGGAAGGCGTGGACATGGACGCATTGAGCGCACAGTTCAACGGGCCCTTCATCGGCAACAACAACTACGACCTGGACATGGCTATTGAGCGCCGCGCCGAAGGCAAGATCGACGCCGTTGCGTTTGGTCGCCTGTTTATCTCCAACCCGGACCTGATTGAGCGCTTGCGTCGTGGGGCCGAGCTGACCATTGCACCGCGTGAGTCGTATTACGGAGGCGGCGCCAAGGGCTACACCGATTGGCCAGTCGGCAACTACTGA
- a CDS encoding TetR/AcrR family transcriptional regulator, translating to MKKHHSETRQHILDVARTLMTRKGYTSVGLAEVVAAASVPKGSFYHYFKSKEEFGQALLEQYFSDYLETVDTLLMGSAPAAQRLLSYFQYWAQTQCSDLPTDKCLVVKLGAEVCDLSEGMRLVLDRGTQAIHAKLERCIEQGLVDGSITSTAPSATLAQSLYQVWLGASLMMKIGKRDDAFETSLTLAKRLLS from the coding sequence ATGAAAAAGCATCATTCTGAGACACGCCAACACATCCTGGATGTCGCCAGGACGTTGATGACTCGCAAAGGCTACACCAGCGTAGGGTTAGCTGAGGTGGTAGCGGCTGCGAGCGTGCCGAAAGGTTCGTTCTACCACTACTTCAAATCCAAGGAAGAATTTGGTCAGGCATTGCTTGAACAGTATTTTTCCGACTACCTCGAAACAGTCGACACGCTGTTGATGGGCTCTGCACCCGCCGCGCAAAGGTTGCTGAGTTACTTCCAGTATTGGGCGCAAACCCAGTGCTCTGATTTGCCGACCGACAAGTGCCTGGTGGTCAAATTGGGCGCCGAGGTCTGTGACCTCTCGGAGGGCATGCGCCTGGTGCTCGACCGAGGTACGCAGGCCATCCATGCAAAACTTGAGCGCTGTATTGAGCAGGGGCTTGTCGATGGTTCGATCACGTCCACAGCGCCCAGCGCGACGCTTGCGCAATCGCTCTATCAGGTTTGGCTCGGTGCTTCGTTGATGATGAAGATCGGCAAGCGCGATGACGCCTTTGAAACATCCCTGACTCTGGCAAAGCGACTTTTGTCGTAA
- a CDS encoding LysR family transcriptional regulator — MNTPPPTSTFNTECLAQFNLNCLVIFAALYQEKSVTRASERLNIGQPAVSNSLSKLRLLFQDPLFFRRNAEMVPTAVADDIAKHVIPLLSGIGHVLERYNVPPLAHA; from the coding sequence ATGAACACCCCTCCCCCCACGTCAACGTTCAACACCGAGTGCCTTGCGCAATTCAACCTCAATTGCCTGGTGATCTTCGCTGCGCTTTATCAGGAAAAAAGTGTCACCAGGGCGTCCGAGCGCTTGAACATTGGACAGCCCGCAGTCAGCAACAGTCTGTCCAAGCTCAGGCTGCTTTTTCAGGATCCGTTGTTTTTTCGCCGAAACGCTGAGATGGTGCCCACCGCAGTCGCTGATGACATTGCGAAGCATGTGATACCGCTATTGAGCGGTATTGGCCACGTGCTTGAGCGCTACAACGTACCGCCCCTTGCGCACGCGTAA
- a CDS encoding TetR/AcrR family transcriptional regulator → MTNSPPISVPRAKGRPRAFDRDQALLQALAVFWRRGYEPASVAELCSAMSISPPSLYAAFGNKAKLFLEAVAYYEATFWDATWERMDTEPDIVRAISEFFHTSASILTEPEAPCGCMVVLAAVNVSDDAGEVTATLKALRQEGRDYLQQRLDRAVEQGQLKPETNTRLLAAALNTLLEGMSLQAHDAASREDLQGIGATAVAMLSPSLST, encoded by the coding sequence ATGACCAACTCCCCTCCAATCTCTGTTCCACGCGCAAAAGGACGCCCGCGCGCGTTTGATCGAGACCAGGCTCTGCTGCAGGCGCTGGCAGTGTTTTGGAGGCGTGGCTACGAGCCGGCCTCTGTGGCGGAATTGTGTTCAGCCATGAGCATCAGCCCTCCCAGCCTGTATGCGGCGTTCGGCAACAAAGCCAAGTTGTTTCTGGAAGCGGTTGCCTACTACGAAGCGACGTTCTGGGATGCCACGTGGGAGCGCATGGACACCGAGCCGGACATCGTGCGCGCCATCAGCGAGTTCTTCCACACCTCAGCGTCGATCCTGACCGAACCCGAGGCGCCCTGTGGCTGCATGGTCGTCCTCGCGGCAGTCAATGTCTCCGACGATGCCGGTGAAGTCACCGCGACCCTCAAGGCCTTGCGCCAGGAAGGCCGTGACTACTTACAGCAGCGCTTGGATCGCGCAGTGGAACAAGGTCAGCTCAAACCGGAAACCAACACTCGCCTGCTCGCCGCGGCCTTGAATACATTGCTCGAAGGCATGTCCCTGCAGGCACATGACGCTGCCAGCCGGGAAGATCTGCAAGGCATCGGCGCAACAGCCGTAGCGATGCTGAGCCCTTCCCTCTCAACGTGA
- a CDS encoding NAD(P)-binding oxidoreductase — MHSVFIVGGSGKVARSLAQQLAERGHQPRSLYRHDEQAEGLKALGASPVAGNLLELDTEALAKLMTGSDIVVFAAGAGGKGGAQMTDAIDGHGLELSVAAAQLAGIRRFILVSAFPEASRGRSVSETFENYMVVKKRADVHLAATDLDWVILRPGNLLDSPGTGKVHAGLAIPYGDVPREDVAAALLQIIEQPGVSRVIIELTQGSTPVNEAFQSFVRDSTQG; from the coding sequence ATGCACTCAGTTTTTATCGTCGGTGGTTCGGGTAAAGTGGCCCGAAGCCTGGCTCAACAGCTGGCAGAACGAGGCCATCAACCACGTTCGTTGTACCGGCATGATGAACAGGCCGAGGGGCTCAAAGCGCTCGGCGCCAGCCCCGTTGCAGGTAACTTGCTTGAGCTTGACACAGAGGCTCTGGCCAAGTTGATGACGGGCAGTGACATCGTGGTCTTCGCGGCCGGTGCCGGCGGCAAAGGCGGCGCGCAGATGACGGATGCCATCGACGGTCACGGCTTGGAGCTGTCTGTAGCCGCAGCTCAGTTGGCGGGTATCCGGCGTTTCATCTTAGTGTCGGCGTTTCCAGAAGCATCGCGTGGCAGATCGGTTTCCGAGACCTTCGAAAATTACATGGTCGTGAAAAAGCGCGCCGACGTGCACTTGGCCGCAACCGATCTCGACTGGGTCATCCTGCGCCCAGGCAACTTGCTGGACTCGCCGGGCACAGGCAAAGTCCACGCCGGCCTGGCTATCCCCTATGGCGACGTGCCACGCGAGGATGTGGCCGCAGCCCTGTTGCAGATCATCGAACAGCCCGGCGTGAGTCGCGTCATTATCGAACTGACCCAAGGCAGCACACCGGTCAATGAGGCTTTCCAGAGTTTTGTGCGGGATAGCACTCAAGGATGA
- a CDS encoding NAD-dependent epimerase/dehydratase family protein, producing the protein MNEPTTFKLLLVGASGLVGSHVLDLALSDPRVGKVYAPTRKALAVHPKLIATPTDFDRLDEQADLWHADAVICTLGTTLKTAGSRAAFERVDHTYPLAVAKLARAHGTSAYVLNSAIGADAGSSFFYNQVKGRLEKDLAKVGFKSLTYVRPGVIGGKREEVRHAERALILMLKLASPLLPERWRLNPPALIARALLQAAISQAPGIHVVPSSSMTKPADQH; encoded by the coding sequence ATGAACGAACCCACAACATTCAAGCTGCTACTGGTCGGTGCAAGCGGGCTGGTTGGCAGCCATGTATTGGATCTGGCCCTGTCGGATCCGCGCGTCGGCAAGGTCTACGCGCCAACACGCAAGGCCTTGGCGGTGCACCCTAAACTCATCGCCACGCCCACCGATTTTGATCGCTTGGACGAACAGGCAGATCTCTGGCACGCGGATGCGGTGATCTGCACATTGGGCACCACGCTCAAAACAGCCGGTTCCAGAGCCGCCTTCGAGCGAGTCGACCACACCTACCCATTGGCAGTGGCCAAGCTTGCGCGCGCTCACGGAACGTCGGCCTATGTGCTCAATTCAGCTATCGGCGCAGACGCGGGATCTTCGTTTTTCTATAACCAGGTCAAAGGCCGCCTGGAGAAGGATTTGGCGAAGGTGGGGTTTAAATCGCTTACCTATGTGCGGCCCGGTGTCATCGGGGGCAAGCGTGAGGAGGTGCGCCATGCCGAACGTGCACTGATTCTGATGCTCAAGCTTGCGTCGCCGCTGTTACCGGAACGCTGGCGTCTCAATCCCCCGGCGCTGATTGCGCGGGCATTGCTTCAAGCCGCGATCAGTCAGGCCCCTGGCATTCATGTTGTGCCATCGAGCAGCATGACCAAGCCTGCCGATCAACACTAA
- a CDS encoding TetR/AcrR family transcriptional regulator — MKKPAHDMRQHIIDVARSLMTQKGYTAVGLTELLAAAGVPKGSFYHYFRSKDEFGQALLEEYFEEYLTRVDVQLASEGSGAERLLSYLRYWAETQAFDHTDQKCLVVKLGAEVCDLSENMRGVLEKGTALIIERMVRCVEQGKADGSISASVDSAILAEALYQMWLGASLLVKVNRTREPFDAALDMSRRLLA, encoded by the coding sequence ATGAAGAAACCCGCCCATGACATGCGCCAGCACATCATCGATGTCGCCAGGTCGCTTATGACCCAAAAAGGTTACACCGCCGTCGGCCTTACCGAGTTGCTCGCGGCCGCGGGTGTACCTAAAGGGTCGTTCTATCACTACTTTCGTTCCAAGGACGAGTTCGGCCAAGCGCTGCTCGAAGAGTACTTTGAAGAGTACCTCACGCGGGTCGATGTGCAATTGGCCAGCGAGGGCTCCGGCGCTGAACGTTTGCTGAGCTATCTACGCTATTGGGCCGAGACGCAGGCGTTTGATCACACTGATCAAAAATGCCTGGTGGTCAAATTGGGTGCGGAAGTGTGTGACCTGTCCGAAAACATGCGCGGTGTGCTTGAAAAAGGGACTGCCCTGATCATCGAGCGGATGGTTCGTTGTGTTGAGCAGGGTAAAGCAGATGGCTCCATAAGTGCGTCGGTTGACTCAGCAATATTGGCTGAGGCGCTCTACCAGATGTGGTTGGGCGCCTCGTTGCTGGTCAAGGTCAACAGAACACGCGAGCCTTTTGATGCTGCGCTTGATATGAGCCGACGCTTGTTGGCTTAG
- a CDS encoding LysR substrate-binding domain-containing protein: MIKELKTLIAVAREGTFAAAGSKIGLTQAAVSAQMQRLEAELGVELFDRKGRSAQLNRMGHQVLAQGQELVRQFKDLGSTSVGLPANVLVTIGAIASVQRSFLPEALAEFHQRSAQCRTRVLPGLSMELVNQVDSGEIDMAAIIRPPFSLHSDLRWTTLAREPYRLIVPADMQGDDWAELVSSQPFIRYDRSSFGGRQVDRFLRQTHFSLHEVCELDELDAIIKLVANGVGVALVPETATRKEWPAEVRAIDLKQRTFHRDIGLIHRARRSLTEPVKLLAQLIIEQAVKKH; this comes from the coding sequence ATGATCAAAGAACTGAAAACACTTATCGCTGTGGCGAGAGAAGGCACGTTTGCGGCTGCCGGCAGCAAAATCGGCCTCACCCAAGCCGCCGTCAGCGCCCAGATGCAACGCCTTGAGGCAGAGCTAGGGGTAGAGCTGTTCGACCGTAAGGGACGCTCGGCTCAGCTCAATCGAATGGGTCACCAGGTTTTGGCGCAGGGTCAGGAACTGGTACGCCAATTTAAAGATCTGGGCTCGACATCGGTGGGTCTTCCTGCGAACGTTTTGGTCACCATTGGAGCGATTGCCTCGGTTCAGCGCTCCTTCTTGCCAGAAGCCCTGGCTGAATTTCATCAACGATCTGCGCAATGCAGGACGCGAGTCCTCCCCGGCTTGTCGATGGAGTTGGTGAACCAAGTCGATTCAGGCGAAATCGATATGGCCGCGATCATCCGCCCGCCCTTCTCGCTTCACAGTGATCTGCGCTGGACAACCTTGGCACGAGAACCTTACCGGCTGATCGTCCCCGCCGATATGCAGGGAGACGATTGGGCTGAATTGGTATCGAGCCAACCCTTTATCCGCTATGACCGTTCATCTTTTGGCGGGCGCCAGGTTGATAGGTTCTTGCGTCAAACCCATTTTTCATTGCATGAAGTCTGCGAACTCGATGAGCTGGACGCGATCATCAAACTGGTTGCGAATGGCGTCGGTGTGGCCCTGGTACCGGAAACGGCCACTCGTAAGGAATGGCCTGCTGAAGTGCGCGCGATCGACCTGAAACAACGCACATTCCATCGCGACATAGGGCTGATTCATCGTGCACGCCGCAGCCTTACCGAGCCAGTAAAATTACTGGCTCAGCTGATTATTGAGCAGGCCGTGAAGAAGCATTAG
- a CDS encoding nuclear transport factor 2 family protein, translating to MISSLGALAQADNSPSNPQVVSGKTVSKATYVEDYQAITKVLNTYIEGCKQAKSSIMKPAFNEQATMYSVSTDGKLEGGAIPILFEGIDKGFRPSPDAQAAITRIEIVGNAASARIDANGMSGLSFTDFFHLLKVEGKWTVVSKIFQTHAAP from the coding sequence TTGATTTCGAGCCTTGGCGCGCTGGCTCAAGCAGACAACTCACCGAGCAATCCGCAAGTTGTCAGTGGTAAAACAGTCAGCAAAGCTACTTATGTAGAAGACTATCAAGCTATCACTAAGGTGCTTAATACGTATATTGAGGGTTGCAAGCAGGCGAAGAGCAGTATCATGAAACCCGCTTTCAATGAACAGGCGACAATGTACAGCGTCAGCACTGATGGCAAGCTGGAAGGCGGCGCGATTCCAATCCTGTTCGAGGGGATTGACAAGGGTTTCCGCCCGTCTCCGGATGCGCAAGCTGCTATTACTCGTATTGAAATCGTCGGTAATGCCGCGAGTGCTCGCATTGACGCCAACGGCATGTCCGGCCTCTCTTTCACCGACTTCTTCCATCTGCTGAAAGTAGAGGGCAAGTGGACGGTTGTTAGCAAGATTTTCCAAACGCATGCAGCGCCTTAA
- a CDS encoding alpha/beta hydrolase, translated as MKTLTSALALTVVTLAPGTASATTYPGVEHNTAKLLQSLEGVPTLDSMTPVDARAALAGAQAAPQVALPAADVSEKTIRVNGSDLKLTIVRPVGSQQKTLPAFMYFHGGGWVLGDFPTHERLVRDLVVGSGAVAVFVNYSLSPEAAYGVATEQAYAATKWVAEHGEEIKVDGTRLAVAGNSAGGNIAAVVALMANEKGGPALRSQVLLCPVTDADFDTPSYKEFASGYYLTKDLMVWFWDNYTRDAEARKQIYASPLQAKTEQLKGLPPTLIQTAEFDVLRDEAEAYGRKLDAAGVPVKTVRYNGMIHDFGLSNAFSHLPTPRSAIAQASQELKSNLSK; from the coding sequence ATGAAAACCCTTACCTCTGCTCTCGCTCTTACGGTCGTTACTCTTGCGCCCGGTACTGCCTCCGCCACCACATACCCGGGAGTTGAGCACAACACCGCGAAACTCTTGCAATCGCTTGAAGGTGTCCCGACGCTCGACTCCATGACGCCGGTCGATGCCCGTGCGGCATTGGCGGGTGCCCAGGCTGCCCCCCAAGTGGCCTTGCCGGCAGCCGATGTCAGCGAGAAGACGATACGCGTCAACGGCAGCGATCTGAAGTTGACCATCGTGCGCCCGGTCGGTAGCCAACAGAAGACCCTACCCGCGTTCATGTATTTCCATGGCGGCGGCTGGGTGTTGGGCGACTTCCCGACCCACGAACGACTGGTGCGTGACCTGGTGGTAGGCTCGGGTGCGGTGGCGGTCTTCGTCAACTACAGCCTCTCGCCAGAGGCGGCATATGGCGTCGCCACCGAGCAAGCCTATGCCGCGACAAAATGGGTTGCTGAACATGGCGAAGAGATCAAGGTAGACGGCACGCGCCTCGCCGTCGCGGGCAACAGCGCAGGTGGGAATATTGCCGCCGTGGTTGCCTTGATGGCCAACGAGAAGGGTGGACCCGCACTGCGTTCGCAAGTGTTGCTGTGCCCGGTGACTGATGCTGACTTCGACACGCCGTCGTACAAGGAGTTTGCCAGCGGCTATTACCTGACGAAGGACTTGATGGTGTGGTTCTGGGACAATTACACGCGCGACGCCGAGGCACGTAAGCAGATTTACGCTTCGCCGCTGCAGGCGAAGACCGAGCAGTTGAAGGGCTTGCCGCCGACGCTGATCCAGACTGCCGAATTCGATGTCCTGCGCGATGAAGCTGAGGCTTACGGCCGCAAGCTCGACGCTGCGGGTGTACCTGTGAAGACGGTCCGCTACAACGGAATGATTCACGACTTCGGGTTGTCGAACGCGTTCAGCCATCTACCGACGCCGCGCAGCGCAATTGCGCAGGCATCTCAGGAACTCAAGAGCAACCTGAGCAAGTAA
- a CDS encoding nuclear transport factor 2 family protein — protein MSKPTYVHEYQAITEVLNLYIEGCKQAKSSLMKPAFNELATMFSVDGDGKLAGGAIPILFKGIDEGFRPSPDAPAAIVRIEIVGTAASARIDANDMSGISFTDFFHLLKVDGKWTVVSKIFHTHVAP, from the coding sequence ATGAGCAAACCTACTTACGTGCACGAATACCAAGCCATCACCGAGGTGCTGAACCTGTACATCGAGGGCTGCAAGCAAGCGAAAAGCAGCCTCATGAAGCCTGCTTTCAATGAGCTAGCGACCATGTTTAGCGTCGATGGCGACGGTAAGCTGGCCGGCGGTGCAATTCCAATCCTGTTCAAGGGTATCGACGAGGGTTTTCGCCCTTCTCCCGACGCACCGGCAGCCATCGTACGCATTGAAATCGTCGGTACGGCGGCTAGCGCACGCATCGACGCCAACGACATGTCAGGCATTTCCTTCACCGACTTTTTCCATCTGTTGAAAGTCGATGGCAAGTGGACGGTCGTCAGCAAGATCTTTCATACCCACGTCGCGCCTTGA